In Streptomyces sp. NBC_00448, the following are encoded in one genomic region:
- a CDS encoding sugar ABC transporter substrate-binding protein → MRLRTTTVAACAALLAVTALAGCNRGSESKAGGSSGKVGIDLPRSDSDFWNSYNGYIEKDIKAGAVSALPRTNSQNDIGKLVANVQSFANEGAKAIVMAPQDTGAIASTLDQMAKKKIPVISVDTRPDKGQVYMVVRADNKAYGTNACKYLGAQLKGKGKVAEFEGDLSSINGRDRSEAFASCMKTNFPGIKVIPLVTNWDGATASAKLQTTLASNPDLNGLYMQAGGVFLQPTLALLKQKGLLKPAGTAGHITIISNDGIPEEFKAIKAGQIDATISQPADTYAKYALYYAKAAMAGKTFKPGPTDHGSNIIKIPNGLEDQLPAPLVTKANVDDPSLWANQLGKS, encoded by the coding sequence ATGAGACTGCGCACGACGACCGTGGCCGCCTGTGCCGCGCTGCTCGCGGTCACCGCGCTCGCGGGCTGCAACAGAGGCAGCGAAAGCAAGGCCGGAGGAAGTTCGGGCAAGGTGGGTATCGACCTGCCGCGCTCGGACAGCGACTTCTGGAACTCGTACAACGGCTACATCGAGAAGGACATCAAGGCCGGCGCGGTCTCCGCGCTGCCGCGCACCAACTCGCAGAACGACATCGGCAAGCTCGTCGCCAACGTGCAGAGCTTCGCCAACGAGGGCGCCAAGGCGATCGTGATGGCTCCGCAGGACACCGGTGCGATCGCCTCCACCCTCGACCAGATGGCGAAGAAGAAGATACCGGTGATCAGCGTCGACACCCGCCCGGACAAGGGGCAGGTGTACATGGTGGTGCGTGCCGACAACAAGGCGTACGGCACGAACGCCTGCAAGTACCTGGGCGCGCAGCTCAAGGGCAAGGGCAAGGTGGCCGAGTTCGAGGGCGACCTGTCCTCCATCAACGGCCGGGACCGCTCGGAGGCGTTCGCCTCCTGCATGAAGACCAACTTCCCCGGCATCAAGGTGATCCCGCTCGTCACCAACTGGGACGGCGCCACCGCGTCGGCCAAGCTGCAGACCACGCTGGCCTCCAACCCGGACCTCAACGGCCTCTACATGCAGGCCGGCGGCGTCTTCCTGCAGCCCACCCTCGCGCTGCTGAAGCAGAAGGGCCTGCTCAAGCCGGCCGGTACCGCGGGCCACATCACCATCATCTCCAACGACGGCATCCCGGAGGAGTTCAAGGCGATCAAGGCCGGCCAGATCGACGCGACGATCTCCCAGCCCGCCGACACCTACGCCAAGTACGCGCTGTACTACGCGAAGGCGGCCATGGCGGGCAAGACCTTCAAGCCCGGCCCGACCGACCACGGCTCGAACATCATCAAGATCCCGAACGGCCTGGAGGACCAGCTGCCGGCGCCGCTGGTGACCAAGGCCAACGTGGACGATCCCAGCCTGTGGGCCAACCAGCTCGGGAAGAGCTGA
- a CDS encoding SDR family NAD(P)-dependent oxidoreductase gives MTDTPSHETATALHPQDLAGLTALVTGGASGIGAATARLLTARGARVAVLDRDPSGAPEGTVPVRADVTSDQAVQAAVAEAVGELGSLHILVGNAGIGAVGTVEDNADDEWQRVMDINVLGLVRAARAALPHLRKAAVARPGSASITHTCSIAATAGLPQRALYSASKGAVLSLTLAMAADHVREGVRVNCVNPGTADTPWVGRLLDQADDPGAERAALNARQPMGRLVSADEVAAAIVYLASPAAASVTGASLAVDGGMQGLRLRPAAD, from the coding sequence ATGACCGACACCCCCTCCCACGAGACCGCAACCGCCCTCCACCCGCAGGACCTGGCCGGGCTGACCGCCCTGGTCACCGGCGGCGCCTCCGGCATCGGGGCCGCCACCGCCCGGCTGCTGACCGCCCGCGGCGCGCGGGTCGCCGTCCTGGACCGCGACCCCTCCGGCGCGCCCGAGGGCACCGTCCCGGTCCGTGCCGACGTCACCTCCGACCAGGCGGTCCAGGCGGCGGTGGCCGAGGCGGTGGGGGAGCTGGGCAGCCTGCACATCCTCGTCGGCAACGCCGGGATCGGCGCCGTCGGCACCGTCGAGGACAACGCCGACGACGAGTGGCAGCGGGTCATGGACATCAACGTCCTCGGCCTGGTGCGGGCCGCGCGCGCCGCGCTGCCGCACCTGCGCAAGGCCGCCGTGGCGCGGCCCGGCAGCGCCTCGATCACCCACACCTGCTCCATCGCGGCCACCGCGGGCCTGCCCCAACGGGCCCTGTACAGCGCCAGCAAGGGCGCCGTGCTCTCGCTGACCCTGGCGATGGCCGCCGACCACGTGCGCGAGGGCGTACGGGTCAACTGCGTCAACCCCGGCACCGCGGACACCCCGTGGGTCGGCCGGCTGCTCGACCAGGCCGACGACCCGGGCGCCGAGCGGGCCGCTCTCAACGCCCGGCAGCCGATGGGCCGGCTGGTCAGCGCCGACGAGGTCGCCGCCGCGATCGTCTACCTGGCGAGCCCGGCGGCGGCGAGCGTCACCGGAGCCTCCCTCGCCGTGGACGGCGGCATGCAGGGGCTGCGGCTGCGCCCGGCGGCCGACTAG
- a CDS encoding amidohydrolase family protein yields MRIDAHHHLWDLGRRPQPWLKGDALEPINRTFALSELEPLLDAHDIAATVVVQSSSSLDETRELLAIARGSHGRIAGVVGWADLTDPDGLPAVLTELAAAGPLVGIRHQIQDEADPQWLDRPDIRAGLRALGAAGLAYDLLVTPRELPAALAAVEELPEVRFVLDHAGKPPIAAGEWEPWAEQIAGIADHPNAMCKLSGLITEADWESWRPQDVLPYARHVLAAFGSDRVLFGSDWPVCTLAGRYSDVFALAEQATASLAPEEREAVLGGNAIRAYGLA; encoded by the coding sequence ATGCGAATCGACGCGCACCACCACCTGTGGGACCTCGGCCGCCGCCCGCAGCCCTGGCTGAAGGGCGACGCCCTCGAACCCATCAACCGCACCTTCGCGCTGTCCGAGTTGGAGCCGCTGCTCGACGCGCACGACATCGCCGCGACCGTCGTCGTGCAGTCAAGCTCCTCGCTCGACGAGACCCGCGAACTGCTCGCCATCGCCCGTGGTTCGCACGGCCGGATCGCCGGGGTGGTCGGCTGGGCCGACCTCACCGACCCCGACGGGCTGCCCGCGGTGCTCACCGAACTCGCCGCGGCCGGACCGCTGGTCGGCATCCGCCACCAGATCCAGGACGAGGCCGACCCGCAGTGGCTGGACCGGCCCGACATCCGCGCCGGGCTGCGCGCCCTGGGCGCCGCCGGTCTCGCCTACGACCTGCTCGTCACCCCGCGCGAACTGCCCGCGGCGCTCGCCGCCGTCGAGGAACTGCCCGAGGTGCGCTTCGTGCTGGACCACGCCGGCAAGCCGCCGATCGCGGCGGGGGAGTGGGAGCCGTGGGCCGAGCAGATCGCCGGCATCGCCGACCACCCCAACGCGATGTGCAAGCTGTCCGGCCTGATCACCGAGGCCGACTGGGAGTCCTGGCGGCCCCAGGACGTCCTGCCCTACGCCCGGCACGTGCTGGCGGCCTTCGGCTCCGACCGGGTGCTGTTCGGCTCCGACTGGCCCGTCTGCACCCTCGCCGGCCGCTACTCCGACGTGTTCGCGCTCGCGGAGCAGGCGACGGCCTCCCTGGCCCCGGAGGAACGCGAGGCGGTGCTGGGCGGCAACGCCATCCGTGCGTACGGGTTGGCCTGA
- a CDS encoding FadR/GntR family transcriptional regulator — translation MAVTDEAIEKIKDMIVSGALRPGDRLPKESELAAELGLSRNSLREAVRALSLIRILDVRQGDGTYVTSLDPQLLLEALSFVVDFHRDDTVLEFLAVRRILEPAATAMAAVRITPEALDALEGKLDALGPTPSVEQLVASDLDFHRGIVQGSGNSVLCSLLDGLSGPTTRARVWRGLTQEDAVSRTLHEHRAILAALRDRDAEAARSWATVHVASVEQWLRSTL, via the coding sequence ATGGCGGTCACGGATGAGGCGATCGAGAAGATCAAGGACATGATCGTCTCGGGGGCGCTGCGGCCGGGAGACCGGTTGCCCAAGGAGAGCGAGCTCGCGGCCGAGTTGGGCCTGTCCCGCAACTCCCTGCGCGAGGCGGTGCGCGCGCTGTCGCTGATCCGCATCCTCGACGTGCGCCAGGGCGACGGCACCTACGTCACCAGCCTCGACCCCCAGTTGCTGCTGGAGGCGCTGAGCTTCGTGGTGGACTTCCACCGGGACGACACGGTGCTGGAGTTCCTCGCGGTGCGGCGCATCCTCGAACCGGCGGCCACCGCGATGGCGGCGGTACGGATCACCCCGGAGGCCCTCGACGCGCTGGAGGGCAAGCTGGACGCCCTCGGCCCCACCCCGTCCGTGGAGCAACTGGTCGCCTCTGACCTGGACTTCCACCGCGGCATCGTGCAGGGCTCCGGCAATTCCGTGCTCTGTTCGCTGCTCGACGGGCTCTCCGGTCCGACCACCCGTGCCCGGGTCTGGCGCGGGCTCACCCAGGAGGACGCGGTCAGCCGCACGCTGCACGAGCACCGGGCGATCCTTGCGGCGCTGCGCGACCGCGACGCCGAGGCGGCGCGGTCCTGGGCGACGGTCCACGTCGCCAGCGTCGAGCAGTGGCTCCGCTCCACCCTGTAA
- a CDS encoding sugar ABC transporter ATP-binding protein, protein MAEAVPPAAVHAEGIVKRFGATVALDRVGITVAAGDSHALVGRNGAGKSTLVSVLTGLQHPDAGQVRFQGEPAPAAGDTAGWQAKVACVYQKSMVVPDLTVAENLFLNRFGGGRIRWSALRTRARDLLGEYGVDVDPNARAGDLTVEQGQFVEIARALSFGARFIILDEPTAQLDAAGIDRLFTKLRELQRQGVAFLFISHHLQEVYDLCTTVTVYRDARHVLTAPVAELGKDALVEAMTGEAFGGNAASWHAKSAPSGAISGKDGRGGEGGGDGDGAVLRADGLSLADAFEPVDFAVRPGEVLGLAGATASGNTALGETLVGLRKATTGRTLVGGKPVKPGSVPHALGAGIGYVPEDRHRQGLVLNRSVAENATLSVTDQLGPYGTVLPGRTKAFAQRMINSLDIKTSGPAQPVSDLSGGNQQKVVIARAMAREPRVLVAIRPTAGVDVKSKDALLGVVRGVADRGDAAVIVSDELDDLRVCDRVIALFHGRVIAEFGSGWSDRDLVSAMEGLPSGGHEETEE, encoded by the coding sequence ATGGCCGAGGCCGTACCGCCCGCCGCGGTCCACGCGGAGGGCATCGTCAAACGGTTCGGGGCCACCGTGGCCCTCGACCGGGTGGGCATCACCGTCGCGGCCGGCGACTCGCACGCGCTCGTCGGCCGCAACGGCGCCGGGAAGTCCACCCTCGTGTCCGTGCTGACCGGGCTTCAGCACCCGGACGCCGGCCAGGTCCGGTTCCAGGGCGAGCCGGCGCCCGCGGCCGGCGACACCGCCGGCTGGCAGGCGAAGGTGGCGTGCGTCTACCAGAAGTCCATGGTGGTCCCGGACCTGACCGTCGCGGAGAACCTGTTCCTCAACCGCTTCGGCGGCGGGCGGATCAGGTGGTCGGCGCTGCGCACCCGGGCCCGCGACCTGCTGGGCGAGTACGGCGTCGACGTCGATCCCAACGCGCGGGCCGGCGATCTCACCGTGGAGCAGGGCCAGTTCGTGGAGATCGCCCGGGCGCTGTCCTTCGGCGCCCGCTTCATCATCCTCGACGAGCCCACCGCGCAGCTCGACGCGGCCGGCATCGACCGGCTCTTCACCAAGCTGCGGGAACTCCAGCGGCAGGGCGTGGCGTTCCTCTTCATCTCGCACCACCTGCAAGAGGTCTACGACCTGTGCACCACGGTCACCGTCTACCGCGACGCGCGGCACGTGCTGACCGCTCCGGTCGCGGAGCTCGGCAAGGACGCGCTGGTGGAGGCGATGACCGGGGAGGCATTCGGCGGCAACGCGGCGTCCTGGCATGCGAAGTCGGCACCGTCCGGGGCCATCTCCGGCAAGGACGGCCGCGGCGGCGAAGGCGGCGGTGACGGCGACGGTGCCGTGCTGCGGGCCGACGGGCTGTCCCTGGCGGACGCCTTCGAGCCGGTCGACTTCGCGGTGCGCCCGGGCGAGGTGCTGGGCCTGGCCGGGGCCACCGCGAGCGGCAACACCGCGCTCGGCGAGACCCTGGTCGGGCTGCGCAAGGCCACCACGGGCCGCACCCTGGTCGGCGGCAAGCCGGTCAAGCCAGGCAGCGTCCCGCACGCGCTGGGCGCCGGCATCGGCTACGTACCGGAGGACCGGCACCGCCAGGGCCTGGTCCTGAACCGCAGCGTCGCGGAGAACGCCACGCTGTCGGTGACCGACCAACTCGGCCCGTACGGAACGGTGTTGCCCGGCCGGACCAAGGCCTTCGCCCAGCGCATGATCAACTCGCTGGACATCAAGACCTCGGGGCCGGCCCAGCCGGTCTCCGACCTGTCCGGCGGCAACCAGCAGAAGGTCGTCATCGCCCGCGCGATGGCCCGCGAGCCGCGGGTGCTGGTGGCGATCCGGCCCACCGCCGGCGTCGACGTGAAGTCCAAGGACGCGCTGCTCGGCGTGGTGCGGGGGGTCGCCGACCGCGGTGACGCGGCCGTCATCGTCTCCGACGAACTGGACGACCTGCGGGTCTGCGACCGGGTGATCGCGCTCTTCCACGGGCGGGTGATCGCCGAGTTCGGCAGCGGATGGAGCGACCGGGACCTGGTCTCGGCGATGGAAGGGCTGCCCTCGGGCGGCCACGAGGAGACCGAGGAATGA
- a CDS encoding aldo/keto reductase, with the protein MPVPALPRLGLGCAPLANLYTAITDEQAEATVSAAFDTFGGEVTYLDTAPHYGMGRSEERLGQALAGRDRASYLLSTKVGRRLRDLGPGESPDEQGYVDSPARAREWDFTADGINATLEGSLKRLGVDSVDIVYLHDVEDHLREVRTSGFPALAALRDQGVVKAIGFGMNYSGVMAGLVADLDVDVVLCAGRWTLLERTAYDDLLPVCERRGTQVVVGGVYNSGLLADPRPGAHYNYEAAPTDLIERAQHIQRVCAEFGVPLRAAALRYPFAHPSVVCAVVGAANEAEVRDNAALFDHAIPDDLWHALVERGLLDADVPLPLTGK; encoded by the coding sequence ATGCCCGTACCGGCACTGCCCCGGCTCGGCCTCGGCTGCGCCCCGCTGGCCAACCTCTACACCGCGATCACCGACGAGCAGGCCGAGGCCACGGTCTCGGCGGCGTTCGACACCTTCGGCGGGGAGGTGACGTACCTCGACACCGCGCCGCACTACGGCATGGGCCGCTCCGAGGAGCGGCTGGGCCAGGCGCTGGCCGGGCGGGACCGGGCGTCGTACCTGCTGTCGACCAAAGTCGGCCGGCGGCTGCGCGACCTCGGCCCCGGCGAGTCCCCGGACGAGCAGGGCTACGTCGACAGCCCCGCCCGGGCCCGGGAGTGGGACTTCACCGCGGACGGCATCAACGCCACCCTGGAGGGCTCGCTGAAGCGCCTCGGCGTGGACAGCGTGGACATCGTCTACCTGCACGACGTCGAGGACCACCTGCGCGAGGTCCGCACCAGCGGCTTCCCGGCGCTCGCCGCCCTGCGCGACCAGGGCGTGGTCAAGGCGATCGGCTTCGGCATGAACTACAGCGGGGTGATGGCCGGCCTCGTCGCCGACCTCGACGTCGACGTGGTGCTGTGCGCGGGCCGTTGGACGCTGCTGGAGCGCACCGCGTACGACGACCTGCTGCCGGTCTGCGAGCGGCGCGGCACCCAGGTGGTGGTCGGCGGCGTCTACAACTCCGGGCTGCTCGCCGACCCCAGGCCCGGCGCCCACTACAACTACGAGGCCGCGCCCACCGACCTGATCGAGCGGGCCCAGCACATCCAGCGGGTCTGCGCGGAGTTCGGGGTGCCGCTGCGGGCGGCCGCACTGCGCTACCCCTTCGCGCACCCCTCGGTGGTCTGCGCGGTGGTCGGCGCGGCCAACGAGGCCGAAGTCCGGGACAACGCCGCGCTGTTCGACCACGCGATCCCCGACGACCTGTGGCACGCGCTGGTCGAGCGGGGACTGCTCGACGCGGACGTGCCCCTGCCGCTGACGGGGAAGTGA
- a CDS encoding ABC transporter permease, giving the protein MSDVSQLTAEAAAPDQPKRAVARLRVANYRDLSLIPVIFIVGVVGFIVSPTFLTSDNLIGVLQQCSELSLLVLGEAMILILGRMDLSLESTIGVAPVIAMWLVMPRTGSATYHGIGLLPGWTSIPICLLVGVVVGGFNGFMILKLRVNGFIATLGMLTMLRGLQVGISQGKSIVEVPKSFSYLGGASWLGAPAAIWICLVLFVAGGLALGYLRHGRALYAIGGNKEAARAAGIRVDLITWSVLAIASLLAAFAGILYVGHYGAISSTQGQNWIFQVFAATVIGGISLNGGRGTLFGALTGVVALQLVVNVMTLGGVPPLWNQFLYGAIIIVALIISRFASGEQED; this is encoded by the coding sequence ATGAGTGACGTGAGCCAGTTGACCGCGGAAGCGGCCGCCCCGGACCAGCCGAAGCGGGCCGTGGCGCGGCTCAGGGTCGCCAACTACCGCGACCTGTCCCTGATCCCGGTGATCTTCATCGTGGGCGTGGTCGGATTCATCGTCTCGCCCACCTTCCTGACCTCCGACAACCTGATCGGCGTCCTCCAGCAGTGCAGCGAGCTGAGCCTGCTGGTGCTCGGCGAGGCGATGATCCTGATCCTCGGCCGGATGGACCTGTCGCTGGAGTCCACCATCGGGGTGGCCCCGGTGATCGCCATGTGGCTGGTGATGCCCAGGACCGGCTCGGCGACCTACCACGGCATCGGGCTGCTGCCCGGCTGGACCTCGATCCCGATCTGCCTGCTGGTCGGCGTCGTGGTCGGCGGGTTCAACGGCTTCATGATCCTCAAACTGAGAGTCAACGGCTTCATCGCCACCCTCGGCATGCTCACCATGCTGCGCGGGCTGCAAGTCGGCATCTCCCAGGGCAAGTCCATCGTCGAGGTGCCCAAGTCCTTCTCGTACCTGGGCGGCGCGTCCTGGCTCGGCGCCCCTGCGGCGATCTGGATCTGCCTGGTGCTGTTCGTGGCCGGCGGACTCGCCCTCGGCTACCTGCGGCACGGCCGCGCGCTGTACGCCATCGGCGGCAACAAGGAGGCCGCCCGCGCGGCCGGCATCCGGGTCGACCTGATCACCTGGTCGGTGCTGGCCATCGCCTCGCTGCTCGCCGCCTTCGCCGGCATCCTCTACGTCGGCCACTACGGCGCGATCTCCTCCACCCAGGGCCAGAACTGGATCTTCCAGGTCTTCGCGGCCACCGTGATCGGCGGGATCAGCCTCAACGGCGGCCGCGGCACCCTCTTCGGCGCCCTCACCGGAGTGGTCGCCCTCCAACTCGTGGTGAACGTGATGACGCTCGGCGGGGTGCCGCCGCTGTGGAACCAGTTCCTCTACGGTGCGATCATCATCGTCGCCCTGATCATCTCCCGGTTCGCGAGCGGGGAACAGGAGGACTAG
- a CDS encoding TIGR03086 family metal-binding protein translates to MNAIDSHRTLHPQLADAAAEAARITAAVTPGQLTGPTPCPEFDTRALVNHLVAYTGLGMELRARREPHPDDLATRDFTAEPEWAAAYARQLDRAVAAWAEPAAWEGEIPMGEAAMPADATARMLFLELALHGWDLARATGQDYRADDATVRLLRDVVGEFADMYRQYKGFAEPATARPGATALEIAVAASGRDPYWRA, encoded by the coding sequence ATGAACGCCATCGACTCGCACCGCACCCTCCACCCGCAGCTCGCCGACGCCGCCGCCGAGGCCGCCCGGATCACCGCGGCGGTCACGCCCGGGCAGCTCACCGGCCCCACGCCCTGCCCCGAGTTCGACACCCGCGCCCTGGTCAACCACCTCGTCGCGTACACCGGACTCGGCATGGAGCTGCGCGCCCGCCGCGAGCCGCACCCCGACGACCTGGCGACCCGCGACTTCACCGCGGAACCGGAGTGGGCCGCGGCCTACGCGCGGCAGCTCGACCGCGCGGTGGCCGCGTGGGCCGAACCCGCCGCGTGGGAGGGCGAGATCCCGATGGGCGAGGCGGCCATGCCGGCCGACGCCACCGCGCGCATGCTCTTCCTCGAACTCGCCCTGCACGGCTGGGACCTCGCCAGGGCCACCGGCCAGGACTACCGCGCCGACGACGCCACCGTGCGGCTGCTGCGCGACGTGGTCGGGGAGTTCGCCGACATGTACCGCCAGTACAAGGGGTTCGCCGAGCCGGCCACGGCCCGCCCCGGCGCCACCGCGCTGGAAATCGCTGTCGCGGCATCCGGCCGGGACCCATACTGGCGCGCGTGA
- a CDS encoding glycerol-3-phosphate dehydrogenase/oxidase, with amino-acid sequence MTTLQRVPALGTHPTAGANPGRAQTRDLLGHATYDLLVIGGGILGITTAWHAAQSGLRVAMVDAGDFAGATSSASSKLLHGGLRYLQTGAVRLVAENHVERRAVSRDVAPHLANPLTFYLPVYKGGPHGAAKLGAGVFAYSALSAFRDGVGHVISPARAARDVPELRTDDLRAVAVYEDGQMNDARMALMTVRAAVGAGATVLNHAEVTGLRFTRGRVTGADLRDRTDGTEFGVDARLVLNATGPWVDHLRRMEDAAADPSIRLSKGAHLVLKRTSPWRAALATPIDKYRITFALPWEGMLLLGTTDEAYEGDPGEVAVTEADIAQILDEAAFSVRDRQLTRDLITYSFAGLRVLPGGPGDTAKAKRETVVTEGRGGMLSVAGGKWTTFRHIGRTVLAKLAELPGHPLADDMEPLDRLPRHAPLPGFASPGAVAHRLVVDGIAPGPRMAGDTAGHLAGHYGSLAFDIARLANEDPALATRIHPDAPEIWAQVVYARDHEWAYDVDDVLRRRTTLTIRGLDTPEVRAGVERILRARRD; translated from the coding sequence CGACCTGCTGGTGATCGGCGGCGGCATCCTCGGCATCACCACCGCCTGGCACGCCGCCCAGTCGGGACTGCGGGTGGCGATGGTGGACGCCGGCGACTTCGCCGGCGCCACCTCCTCCGCCTCCTCCAAGCTGCTGCACGGCGGCCTGCGCTACCTCCAGACCGGAGCGGTGCGGCTGGTCGCCGAGAACCACGTCGAACGGCGCGCGGTCTCCCGCGACGTGGCGCCGCACCTGGCCAACCCGCTCACCTTCTACCTGCCGGTGTACAAGGGCGGTCCGCACGGTGCGGCCAAGCTCGGCGCGGGCGTGTTCGCGTACTCCGCGCTGTCCGCCTTCCGCGACGGCGTCGGGCACGTCATCAGCCCGGCCAGGGCCGCCCGCGACGTGCCCGAGCTGCGCACCGACGACCTGCGCGCGGTCGCGGTCTACGAGGACGGGCAGATGAACGACGCCCGGATGGCGCTGATGACGGTGCGGGCCGCGGTCGGCGCGGGCGCGACCGTCCTCAACCACGCCGAGGTCACCGGGCTGCGCTTCACCCGCGGCCGGGTGACCGGCGCGGATCTGCGCGACCGCACCGACGGCACCGAGTTCGGCGTGGACGCCCGGCTGGTGCTCAACGCGACCGGCCCGTGGGTGGACCACCTGCGGCGGATGGAGGACGCGGCCGCGGACCCGTCGATCCGGCTGTCCAAGGGCGCCCACCTGGTGCTGAAGCGGACCTCGCCGTGGCGGGCCGCTCTGGCCACGCCGATCGACAAGTACCGGATCACCTTCGCGCTGCCGTGGGAGGGCATGCTGCTGCTCGGCACGACCGACGAGGCGTACGAAGGTGATCCGGGCGAGGTGGCGGTCACCGAGGCCGACATCGCCCAGATCCTGGACGAGGCGGCCTTCTCGGTCCGGGACCGGCAGCTCACCCGGGACCTGATCACGTACTCCTTCGCCGGGCTTCGGGTGCTGCCCGGCGGTCCTGGCGACACCGCGAAGGCGAAGCGGGAGACGGTGGTCACCGAGGGCCGCGGCGGCATGCTGTCGGTCGCGGGCGGCAAGTGGACGACCTTCCGGCACATCGGCCGCACGGTGCTGGCGAAGCTCGCGGAACTGCCCGGGCACCCGCTCGCCGACGACATGGAGCCGCTGGACCGGCTGCCCAGGCACGCCCCGCTGCCCGGGTTCGCCAGCCCCGGCGCGGTCGCGCACCGGCTGGTCGTGGACGGCATCGCGCCCGGCCCGCGGATGGCCGGCGACACCGCGGGCCACCTCGCCGGGCACTACGGCTCGCTCGCCTTCGACATCGCCCGCCTCGCCAACGAGGACCCGGCGCTGGCGACGCGCATCCACCCGGACGCCCCGGAGATCTGGGCGCAGGTGGTCTACGCCCGCGACCACGAGTGGGCGTACGACGTGGACGACGTGCTGCGCCGCCGGACCACCCTCACCATCCGCGGCCTGGACACCCCGGAGGTACGAGCAGGGGTCGAGCGCATCCTGCGGGCGCGCAGGGACTGA
- a CDS encoding AraC family transcriptional regulator, producing MSRHGMGRGVLRPATAAAHLTVPLHPPAAALAPYVEYYWNPRWDLRGRPDHVQDVLAHPNVHLVFEEPVPLVYGVQRALYRRVLHGRGQAFGVRFRAGAFRPFARGPVAELVDRSVPAAEYFGAEAQALGREVLAMEDLDAMSAAVDRFLLGFLPAVPDPRVARAGALVERLTADPGTLRVDAVARESGLPVRRLQRLFAEYVGASPKWVLRRARLHEAAARADEGTRLDWPALAAELGYADQSHFIRDFTAATGVPPTHYAGR from the coding sequence ATGAGCAGGCACGGGATGGGGCGCGGGGTGCTGCGTCCGGCGACGGCCGCGGCCCACCTCACGGTCCCGCTGCACCCGCCGGCCGCCGCCCTCGCGCCGTACGTCGAGTACTACTGGAACCCGCGCTGGGACCTGCGCGGCCGGCCCGACCATGTGCAGGACGTGCTCGCGCACCCGAACGTGCACCTGGTCTTCGAGGAGCCGGTGCCGCTGGTGTACGGGGTGCAGCGGGCGCTGTACCGGCGGGTGCTGCACGGACGGGGGCAGGCGTTCGGGGTGCGGTTCCGGGCGGGGGCCTTCCGGCCGTTCGCCCGGGGGCCGGTGGCGGAGCTGGTGGACCGCTCGGTGCCCGCCGCCGAGTACTTCGGGGCCGAGGCGCAGGCGCTGGGCCGGGAGGTGCTGGCGATGGAGGACCTGGACGCGATGTCCGCGGCGGTGGACCGCTTCCTGCTCGGGTTCCTGCCCGCGGTGCCCGATCCCCGGGTCGCGCGGGCGGGCGCGCTCGTGGAGCGCCTCACCGCCGACCCCGGCACCCTGCGGGTGGACGCGGTGGCCCGCGAGTCGGGTCTGCCGGTGCGGCGCCTCCAGCGGCTGTTCGCCGAATACGTCGGAGCGTCGCCGAAGTGGGTACTGCGCCGGGCCCGGCTGCACGAAGCCGCCGCGCGGGCCGACGAGGGCACCCGGCTCGACTGGCCGGCGCTCGCCGCCGAGCTCGGTTACGCGGACCAGTCGCACTTCATCCGCGACTTCACCGCTGCCACCGGAGTACCGCCGACGCACTACGCCGGGCGGTGA